The Metabacillus schmidteae genome has a segment encoding these proteins:
- a CDS encoding cupin domain-containing protein, with the protein MYFVPYVHQNQYPYYAPAPVPNYGGHSIYWPYPDVTEQSNSNHSYRFSNPRVAIADYGTKPYVVNINEATKQNNTFRTAIWTGKHLQVTLMSINVGEDIGLEIHPNEDQFLRIEQGQGIVQMGKSKENLNFERNVYDDSAIMIPAGTWHNLTNTGNVPLKLYSIYAPPHHPFGTVHATKAEAMAEERNRSYRRP; encoded by the coding sequence ATGTATTTTGTTCCTTATGTGCATCAGAATCAATATCCATACTATGCTCCAGCACCGGTGCCTAACTATGGAGGGCACTCAATATATTGGCCATACCCTGATGTAACAGAACAATCAAACTCAAATCATTCATATCGATTTTCAAATCCGAGAGTGGCAATTGCAGACTATGGAACGAAACCCTATGTCGTAAACATTAATGAGGCAACAAAGCAAAATAATACATTTCGAACTGCTATATGGACAGGTAAACATCTCCAAGTTACATTAATGAGCATAAACGTCGGCGAGGATATTGGCTTGGAAATCCATCCAAATGAGGATCAGTTTCTCCGGATTGAACAAGGACAAGGAATTGTTCAAATGGGGAAAAGCAAAGAAAATTTAAACTTTGAACGCAATGTCTATGATGATTCAGCAATCATGATTCCAGCTGGAACATGGCACAATTTAACGAATACAGGGAATGTTCCATTAAAGCTTTACTCAATCTATGCCCCTCCGCACCATCCATTTGGGACTGTTCATGCTACAAAAGCCGAGGCGATGGCAGAGGAAAGAAACCGAAGCTATAGAAGACCGTAA